From the Planktothrix tepida PCC 9214 genome, one window contains:
- a CDS encoding DUF4335 domain-containing protein yields the protein MTIERQYSLPNCKLILQGLPQGTDGKSDGRVSLNRLMNAECHFVGYPQPISGGREFFESLVRQVSRYAQGFLSGLIPPEGSHAKPELVELRPIGGEFHQLRVYESSEDNPSEESSLPNSPTVTVDLTTVQLFDLVEAIDQFLADSQTLPELSLQLKPLSKRYLKPEQPVAQRVKPAAIGVSSLALTALALFALPIPDVKRPQDPKLQPQAQTETIPTPSASPPTGSPSSATSEAPLASNLSSPQPITNPQELNDLKAQLDEKLDKAWTPAADVKVPLVYRVSVAKDGAIVGYKPLNPATETATATEQTPLPDLLYKPVGNRPINEPLADFQVTFNPDGSLDVRSLSVISNQ from the coding sequence ATGACGATTGAACGTCAATATAGTTTACCGAACTGCAAACTGATTTTGCAGGGCTTACCCCAAGGAACCGATGGGAAATCCGACGGAAGAGTCAGTTTAAATAGGCTCATGAATGCAGAATGTCATTTTGTGGGCTACCCTCAACCCATTAGCGGGGGACGGGAGTTTTTTGAAAGTTTGGTACGACAGGTGAGTCGCTACGCTCAAGGGTTCCTGAGTGGACTCATTCCCCCTGAAGGATCTCACGCCAAGCCGGAGTTAGTGGAATTACGCCCCATCGGAGGAGAGTTCCATCAGTTAAGGGTTTATGAGTCTTCAGAGGACAATCCCTCTGAGGAGTCTTCTTTACCTAATTCTCCAACCGTTACGGTAGATTTAACAACGGTACAATTATTTGACCTTGTTGAAGCAATAGATCAGTTTTTAGCGGATAGCCAAACCTTACCTGAATTATCTCTCCAGTTAAAACCTCTTTCTAAACGTTATCTGAAACCAGAACAACCTGTTGCTCAACGGGTGAAGCCCGCAGCTATTGGGGTATCGAGTTTGGCATTAACGGCTTTAGCTTTGTTTGCCTTGCCCATTCCCGATGTCAAACGACCCCAAGACCCGAAACTGCAACCCCAAGCACAGACGGAAACAATTCCCACACCCAGCGCGTCCCCCCCAACGGGATCACCGAGTTCAGCAACATCGGAAGCGCCTTTAGCGTCTAATCTGTCTAGTCCACAGCCCATTACTAATCCTCAAGAACTCAACGATTTAAAAGCTCAACTTGATGAAAAACTGGATAAAGCTTGGACACCGGCGGCGGATGTGAAAGTCCCCTTAGTTTATCGGGTGAGTGTGGCAAAAGATGGGGCAATTGTGGGTTATAAACCCCTAAATCCAGCAACAGAAACGGCAACGGCAACCGAACAAACTCCACTACCGGATTTATTATATAAACCTGTTGGGAATCGTCCAATCAATGAACCGTTGGCAGATTTCCAAGTCACATTTAATCCTGATGGTAGTTTGGACGTTCGGAGTTTATCAGTGATTAGTAATCAGTAG
- a CDS encoding DUF3038 domain-containing protein gives MQLEQSQSQSIPIILDSLPDLAISEKGCPRRARLEIDLMLLAIEALYLGGAEHMLVVISELDLQTVIQNRVKLWRLRSTNPLRRFSQRRTLTLLEAKALVVIICNLGRRLTAKIRQLLMDYEALKQKQIPIERHLQLSNYLTQFRVHFRSRMNPRRALVMTYSSDEKLNDLAIRLLEKLLFCTGTAGMQRFWISLFDGEVE, from the coding sequence ATGCAGTTAGAACAGTCCCAAAGTCAGTCAATCCCGATTATATTAGACAGTTTACCGGATTTAGCGATTTCTGAGAAAGGATGTCCACGTCGAGCCCGGTTAGAAATTGATTTGATGTTACTGGCAATTGAAGCCTTGTATCTGGGTGGTGCAGAACATATGCTAGTGGTCATCTCAGAACTCGATTTACAAACGGTGATTCAAAATCGGGTGAAATTATGGCGACTTCGTAGTACCAACCCGTTACGCAGGTTTAGTCAGCGTCGAACCCTAACTCTGCTAGAGGCCAAAGCGTTAGTCGTGATTATCTGTAACCTCGGAAGACGGTTAACCGCCAAAATTCGGCAGTTACTCATGGATTATGAAGCCCTAAAACAAAAACAAATTCCGATTGAACGACATTTACAACTGTCCAACTACTTAACGCAATTTCGGGTACATTTCCGCAGTCGCATGAATCCCCGAAGAGCGTTGGTAATGACTTATAGTTCTGATGAGAAGTTAAACGATTTAGCCATCCGTTTATTAGAGAAACTTCTGTTTTGCACAGGTACGGCTGGAATGCAGCGATTTTGGATTAGTTTGTTTGATGGAGAAGTCGAATGA
- a CDS encoding pentapeptide repeat-containing protein: MAHRYKMQKISSKELLDFYNDGKRDFGALDLSGSDLFEANLEEISLAGSNLNRIYMPYSNLSYANLHQTQLQDAQLGDTQLYQVDLSEANLQGCSLSRCNLRHADLRGANLQHCNLQGADLYNANLTEADLRFSDLSNANLENAKLTNAQLAGCNLFRSKMANLSDAQCDHTTIGPDGY; encoded by the coding sequence GTGGCTCATAGATACAAAATGCAGAAAATTAGTTCAAAGGAATTACTGGATTTCTATAACGATGGGAAACGGGACTTTGGAGCCCTAGATTTAAGTGGGTCAGATTTATTTGAAGCCAACTTAGAAGAGATTAGTTTGGCAGGCAGCAACTTAAACCGCATTTATATGCCCTATTCTAATCTGAGTTACGCTAACTTACACCAAACTCAACTTCAAGATGCCCAACTCGGAGATACCCAACTCTACCAAGTGGATTTATCCGAAGCCAACCTTCAAGGTTGCAGTTTATCTCGATGTAACCTCCGCCATGCAGATTTACGCGGTGCGAATTTGCAACATTGTAATTTACAAGGAGCCGATTTATACAATGCTAATTTGACAGAAGCTGACTTAAGATTTTCGGATTTAAGTAATGCTAATTTGGAAAATGCTAAGTTAACCAATGCTCAATTAGCAGGCTGCAATTTATTTCGCTCTAAAATGGCTAATTTATCCGATGCTCAATGTGATCATACCACCATAGGGCCGGATGGATATTAA
- a CDS encoding NUDIX domain-containing protein, translating into MTYRNPTPTVDIIIELIDRPARPIVLIERKNPPFGWAIPGGFVDYGESVETAAIREAKEETGLEIELIEQFYVYSDPNRDPRQHTLSVVFLAMAIGEPQAADDAKNLELFEPWQIPQNLCFDHDRILKDYWRYRHYKIRPQIDN; encoded by the coding sequence ATGACTTATCGCAATCCGACTCCAACCGTTGATATAATTATTGAATTAATAGATCGTCCGGCTCGACCGATAGTATTAATTGAACGGAAAAATCCGCCCTTTGGATGGGCAATTCCGGGAGGATTTGTAGATTATGGAGAATCTGTAGAAACGGCCGCTATTCGAGAAGCCAAAGAAGAAACGGGATTAGAAATAGAATTAATTGAACAATTTTATGTTTATTCTGATCCGAATCGAGATCCCCGTCAACATACCTTAAGTGTTGTATTTTTAGCGATGGCTATTGGAGAACCCCAAGCAGCAGATGATGCCAAAAATTTAGAACTCTTTGAACCTTGGCAAATACCCCAAAACCTATGTTTTGATCATGATCGCATTCTCAAAGATTATTGGCGTTATCGACACTATAAAATTAGACCTCAAATTGATAATTGA
- a CDS encoding shikimate kinase, producing MQEQLQGINLYLIGMMGSGKTTIGEILAKQLDYRFIDTDELISKVAHQSISEIFATEGEEAFRDIESQVLSQLCAYQKFVISTGGGIILKKMNWSYLRHGIIIWLNVPVEELYNRLKEDTTRPLLQHPEPLKQLQTLLEQRTRLYAQADLEIMINSGDTPEEISSQILEKISSILKPKSNALN from the coding sequence TTGCAAGAACAGTTACAAGGAATTAATCTCTATTTAATTGGAATGATGGGATCGGGTAAAACTACCATTGGAGAAATTCTAGCCAAACAATTAGATTATCGATTTATCGATACCGATGAGTTGATTAGTAAAGTAGCCCATCAATCTATTTCTGAGATTTTTGCTACCGAAGGTGAAGAAGCCTTTAGAGATATAGAGTCTCAGGTTTTATCCCAACTTTGTGCGTATCAAAAATTTGTGATTTCTACAGGGGGAGGAATTATTCTGAAAAAGATGAATTGGAGTTATCTTCGACATGGAATTATCATTTGGCTTAATGTTCCCGTTGAAGAACTCTATAACCGTTTAAAAGAAGATACAACCCGACCTTTATTACAACATCCCGAACCGTTAAAACAATTACAAACCTTATTAGAACAACGCACTCGCCTTTATGCTCAAGCCGATCTCGAAATTATGATTAATTCCGGTGATACCCCGGAAGAAATTAGTAGCCAAATCTTAGAAAAAATTTCCTCCATTTTAAAACCTAAATCTAATGCTTTAAATTAA
- a CDS encoding ribonuclease R family protein produces the protein MEFSIATLLAYFSDDKLVAPKALEKKLAPDEESLRRFQIALDALERIGVLEKDKGRYRRIPEEGIVEAKLRCSSKGFCFAIQDAEGAEDVYIRESHLSTAWNGDRVLVRIIKEGSRRRSPEGEVYLILERANPSVLARIKQTKTGYRAVPLDDRLLFELDLINDPQELSGAVDHLVHVEVLRYPIGVHRPMGHVVQILGSDAEDADDLDIVCCKHDLPRKWPAGVLREAEAISNTLKKTDLKNRVDIRNVLTISFQPDLGNPEFSVFKDSEPPHRLPCIDHAFSIEPTKSDQWQLGIHLADAAHYILPDSDLDREARKRGTAIYLADKLIPIYPETLCCERLALVPNEERLTLSIMITLDMAGRVVEYDIQPSVVRVDHQLTFEQAQAILDGEPSPFANVLENLLELSRAVRQIRLERGSFELNLPDTHCHFDDEGELGPIVLSSLSPARAMISELTVLANQIVASHLHTLGVPAIYRVQPPPESSDVSELAKLSTHLGTELFLEEDEEVQPSTFQEFTEELANSRAERVLSYLLEETLKPAVYSTTAKLHFGLALPCYTHCTSPLSRYCDLQILRVLKTVFEEGRDRRSTRAKDRVELGHSSCHGKISWNVLPPEIQHELESQFTQLVVHLSERESVAVDAEEDLEGLKKTGFMKERTGQNFVGLITGVQSYGFFVEIEVQSPGGTMLRVEGLVHVSSLKDDWYEYRSRQQTLVGRKNRNQYRLGDNVEVQVKSVDYYRQQIDLVAVGGGSEASDDNDEPYFP, from the coding sequence ATGGAATTTTCAATCGCTACACTGTTAGCTTATTTTTCCGATGATAAATTAGTCGCCCCCAAAGCGCTAGAAAAAAAACTCGCTCCCGACGAGGAAAGTCTCCGTAGATTTCAGATTGCTTTGGATGCGTTAGAACGGATTGGTGTTTTAGAAAAAGATAAGGGTCGCTATCGACGAATTCCCGAAGAAGGAATTGTAGAAGCGAAACTGCGATGTTCGAGTAAAGGCTTCTGTTTTGCCATTCAAGATGCCGAGGGAGCAGAAGATGTTTATATTCGAGAAAGCCATCTCAGTACCGCTTGGAATGGCGATCGCGTTCTCGTTAGGATTATAAAAGAAGGAAGCCGCCGCCGTTCACCCGAAGGGGAAGTTTATCTGATTTTAGAAAGAGCTAATCCTTCGGTTTTAGCCCGAATTAAACAAACCAAAACAGGCTATCGCGCCGTTCCCTTAGATGATCGTTTGTTATTTGAATTAGATTTAATTAATGATCCTCAAGAATTAAGTGGAGCGGTCGATCATTTAGTTCATGTTGAGGTCTTACGTTATCCCATTGGTGTCCATCGTCCGATGGGTCATGTGGTTCAAATTCTGGGTTCTGATGCGGAAGATGCGGATGATTTAGATATTGTTTGTTGTAAACATGATTTACCGCGAAAATGGCCCGCCGGAGTCTTACGAGAAGCCGAAGCCATTTCTAACACTTTGAAAAAAACTGATCTCAAAAATCGGGTTGATATTCGCAATGTCTTAACGATTAGTTTTCAACCAGATTTAGGAAATCCTGAATTTTCGGTTTTCAAAGATTCAGAACCTCCCCACCGTCTCCCCTGCATTGATCATGCCTTTAGCATCGAACCAACAAAATCTGATCAGTGGCAATTGGGAATTCATTTAGCGGATGCTGCCCATTATATTCTCCCCGATAGCGATCTTGATCGAGAAGCGCGTAAACGGGGAACGGCTATTTATTTAGCCGATAAACTGATTCCCATTTATCCTGAAACCCTGTGTTGCGAACGGTTGGCCTTAGTTCCCAATGAGGAACGATTAACCCTGTCCATTATGATTACGTTGGATATGGCCGGACGAGTCGTTGAATACGACATCCAACCGAGTGTGGTACGGGTAGATCATCAACTCACCTTTGAACAAGCTCAGGCTATTCTCGATGGTGAGCCATCTCCCTTTGCCAACGTTTTAGAAAATTTGTTAGAACTGAGTCGGGCTGTGCGACAAATTCGCCTAGAACGAGGTAGTTTTGAACTCAATTTACCCGATACCCATTGCCACTTTGATGATGAAGGGGAATTAGGGCCGATTGTTCTGTCTTCATTATCTCCCGCCCGGGCGATGATTTCGGAATTAACGGTATTAGCGAATCAAATTGTCGCTAGTCATTTACACACCTTGGGAGTTCCGGCGATTTATCGGGTTCAACCGCCACCAGAATCATCCGATGTGTCAGAGTTAGCAAAATTATCGACCCATTTGGGGACGGAATTGTTTTTGGAAGAAGACGAAGAAGTTCAACCGAGTACCTTCCAAGAATTTACCGAAGAATTAGCCAATAGTCGAGCCGAACGGGTTTTAAGTTATTTATTAGAAGAAACCCTCAAACCTGCGGTTTACAGTACCACAGCAAAACTCCATTTTGGGTTAGCGCTTCCTTGTTATACCCATTGCACTTCTCCCCTGTCTCGCTATTGCGATTTACAGATTTTGCGAGTCCTGAAAACGGTATTTGAAGAAGGACGCGATCGCCGTTCAACTCGTGCAAAAGATCGAGTCGAGTTGGGACATTCTTCCTGTCATGGCAAAATTAGCTGGAATGTGCTTCCCCCGGAAATTCAGCATGAGTTAGAAAGTCAGTTTACCCAGTTAGTGGTGCATCTGAGTGAACGGGAAAGCGTTGCGGTGGATGCCGAGGAAGACTTAGAAGGACTCAAGAAAACCGGGTTCATGAAGGAACGCACAGGTCAAAACTTTGTGGGGTTAATTACTGGGGTTCAGTCCTACGGGTTCTTTGTGGAAATTGAGGTACAGTCCCCTGGTGGCACAATGTTACGGGTGGAAGGACTGGTTCATGTCTCCTCCCTCAAAGATGACTGGTATGAATACCGTTCTCGTCAACAAACCTTAGTCGGTCGCAAAAATCGCAATCAATACCGTCTAGGGGATAATGTCGAAGTTCAGGTGAAAAGTGTAGACTACTATCGTCAACAAATTGATTTAGTTGCTGTTGGTGGAGGCAGTGAAGCGTCAGATGACAACGATGAACCTTATTTTCCCTAA
- the metH gene encoding methionine synthase: MKSAFLDRLHSPERPVIVFDGGMGTNLQTQNLTADDFGGKDYEGCNEYLIYTKPEAVANVHRGFLEAGADVIETDTFGATSIVLGEYNLADKAYHLNKTAAELAKHLTEEYSTPEKPRFVAGSMGPGTKLPTLGHIDFDTLHHAFAEQAEGLFDGGVDLFIVETCQDVLQIKAALNGIEDVFAKKGERRPIMVSVTMESFGTMLVGSEMSAALTILEPYNIDILGLNCATGPDLMKEHIRYLCEHSPFIVSCIPNAGLPENIGGKAHYKLTPMELRMALMHFVEDLGVQVIGGCCGTRYEHIQALAEISKTLKPKQREPQLIPAASSIYSTQSYEQENSFLIIGERLNASGSKKCRDLLNAEDWDGLVSLAKSQIKEGAQILDVNVDYVGRDGVRDMRELVSRVVTNVNLPLMLDSTEWQKMEAGLKVAGGKCLLNSTNYEDGEERFFKVLELAKKYGAAIVVGTIDEDGMARTAEKKFEIAKRAYNDAINYGIPAHEIFFDPLALPISTGIEEDRNNGKATIDSIRQIRQELPGCHVVLGVSNISFGLNAAARQVLNSVFLHEAMQVGLDSAIVSANKILPLAKIDAEHQDVCRKLIYDQRGFDGDVCIYDPLGELTNLFQGKTTKRDRSGDANLPIEERLKRHIIDGERIGLDDALAEALKQYPPLDIINNLLLDGMKVVGELFGSGQMQLPFVLQSAQTMKAAVAYLEPYMEKSETGDNSKGTFIIATVKGDVHDIGKNLVDIILSNNGYRVINLGIKQPVENIINAYQEHKADCIAMSGLLVKSTAFMKDNLEAFNEAGITVPVILGGAALTPKFVYEDCQNTYKGQVIYGKDAFSDLNFMDKLMPAKKAEKWDDAQGFLGEYAEEKKIKVKLETVKQVSESPEEIVIDTRRSEAVDVNIHRPTPPFWGTKILQPEDISLEEVFWYLDLQALVAGQWQFRKPREQSREEYDAFLAEKVYPILTEWKAKILAENLLHPTVIYGYFPCQAEDNSLLIFDPENHQKQVARFDFPRQKAGRRLCIADFFAPKETGQIDVFPMQAVTVGEIATEYAQKLFAANDYTNYLYFHGMAVQTAEAVAEWTHAKIRRELGFGNEEPDNVRDVLAQRHRGSRYSFGYPACPNIQDQYKQVELLQTDRINMFMDESEQLYPEQSTTAFITYHPVSKYFNL; this comes from the coding sequence ATGAAAAGCGCATTTTTAGACCGCCTCCACAGTCCTGAACGTCCCGTTATCGTATTTGATGGAGGAATGGGAACCAACCTACAAACCCAAAACCTGACGGCGGATGATTTTGGCGGAAAAGATTATGAAGGCTGTAATGAATATTTAATTTATACCAAACCGGAAGCCGTTGCCAATGTTCATCGAGGGTTTTTAGAAGCAGGTGCAGATGTAATTGAAACTGATACTTTTGGTGCAACTTCTATTGTTTTAGGCGAATATAATTTAGCGGATAAAGCATATCATTTAAACAAAACCGCAGCCGAATTAGCAAAACATTTAACAGAAGAATATTCGACACCGGAAAAACCTCGATTCGTTGCAGGTTCAATGGGGCCAGGAACCAAACTTCCTACCCTCGGACATATTGATTTTGATACCTTACATCATGCGTTTGCAGAACAAGCCGAAGGATTATTTGATGGGGGTGTGGATTTATTCATTGTTGAAACTTGCCAAGATGTACTGCAAATTAAAGCAGCCTTAAACGGAATTGAAGATGTTTTTGCTAAAAAAGGAGAACGTCGCCCGATTATGGTTTCTGTCACAATGGAATCCTTTGGAACCATGTTAGTCGGGTCAGAAATGAGCGCGGCGTTAACGATTTTAGAACCTTATAATATTGATATTTTAGGATTAAATTGTGCCACTGGCCCCGATTTAATGAAAGAACATATTCGCTATTTATGTGAACATTCTCCCTTTATTGTGTCTTGTATTCCTAACGCAGGTTTACCCGAAAATATTGGGGGTAAAGCCCATTATAAATTAACGCCTATGGAACTGAGAATGGCGTTAATGCACTTTGTTGAAGACTTGGGAGTTCAAGTCATTGGTGGCTGCTGTGGAACTCGTTATGAGCATATTCAAGCCTTAGCTGAAATTTCCAAAACCCTCAAACCCAAACAACGAGAACCCCAGTTAATTCCGGCGGCATCTTCTATTTATAGTACCCAAAGTTATGAACAGGAAAACTCCTTTTTAATTATTGGGGAACGTCTCAACGCCAGTGGGTCAAAAAAATGTCGAGATTTACTGAATGCAGAAGATTGGGATGGGTTAGTTTCCTTAGCGAAATCCCAGATAAAAGAAGGGGCGCAAATTTTAGATGTTAACGTCGATTATGTCGGACGTGATGGGGTGCGAGATATGCGTGAATTGGTGTCTCGCGTCGTCACCAATGTAAATTTACCCTTGATGTTAGACTCCACCGAATGGCAGAAAATGGAAGCCGGGTTAAAAGTTGCTGGGGGTAAATGTTTACTGAATTCTACCAACTATGAAGACGGGGAAGAACGCTTTTTTAAAGTATTAGAATTAGCGAAAAAATATGGGGCTGCTATTGTGGTAGGAACCATTGATGAAGACGGAATGGCAAGAACGGCTGAGAAAAAATTTGAAATTGCTAAACGTGCCTATAATGATGCCATTAACTATGGAATTCCCGCCCATGAAATCTTTTTTGATCCTTTAGCTTTACCGATTTCTACAGGTATTGAAGAAGACCGGAATAACGGCAAAGCAACAATCGATTCTATTCGCCAAATTCGTCAAGAGTTACCCGGATGTCATGTTGTTTTAGGGGTTTCTAATATTTCCTTTGGGTTAAATGCAGCCGCGCGACAAGTGTTAAATTCTGTCTTCCTTCATGAAGCAATGCAAGTGGGGTTAGATTCAGCTATTGTGAGTGCGAATAAGATTTTACCCTTAGCTAAAATAGACGCTGAACATCAAGACGTTTGCCGCAAATTAATTTATGATCAACGAGGATTTGATGGGGATGTTTGTATTTATGACCCGTTAGGAGAACTCACCAACCTTTTTCAAGGGAAAACGACAAAACGAGATCGTTCTGGAGATGCTAACCTTCCTATAGAAGAACGGTTAAAACGTCATATTATTGACGGAGAACGCATTGGTTTAGATGATGCGTTAGCGGAAGCTTTGAAACAATATCCGCCTTTGGATATTATCAATAATTTGCTGTTAGATGGCATGAAAGTGGTCGGAGAATTGTTTGGTTCTGGACAAATGCAGTTACCTTTTGTATTACAATCTGCCCAAACCATGAAAGCCGCCGTTGCCTATTTAGAACCCTACATGGAAAAATCGGAAACGGGGGATAATTCCAAAGGAACCTTTATCATTGCTACTGTTAAAGGGGATGTGCATGATATTGGTAAAAATTTAGTCGATATTATTTTATCGAATAACGGCTATCGGGTGATTAATTTAGGGATTAAACAACCCGTTGAAAATATTATCAATGCTTACCAAGAACATAAAGCCGACTGTATTGCCATGAGTGGATTATTAGTGAAATCCACCGCCTTTATGAAAGATAATTTAGAGGCGTTTAACGAAGCAGGAATCACAGTTCCAGTTATTTTAGGAGGGGCTGCATTAACGCCGAAATTTGTTTATGAAGATTGCCAAAATACCTATAAAGGTCAAGTCATTTATGGAAAAGATGCCTTTTCAGACTTGAACTTTATGGATAAATTGATGCCTGCAAAAAAAGCAGAAAAATGGGATGATGCTCAAGGATTTTTAGGAGAATATGCAGAAGAGAAGAAAATTAAAGTCAAGTTAGAAACGGTGAAACAGGTTTCAGAAAGTCCTGAAGAAATTGTCATCGATACCCGACGTTCTGAAGCCGTTGATGTTAATATTCACCGACCTACCCCGCCCTTCTGGGGAACAAAAATCTTACAACCAGAAGATATTTCTTTAGAGGAGGTTTTTTGGTATTTAGATTTACAAGCCTTAGTTGCAGGTCAATGGCAATTCCGTAAACCCAGAGAACAATCACGGGAAGAATACGATGCTTTCTTAGCGGAAAAAGTCTATCCTATTTTAACGGAATGGAAAGCAAAAATTTTAGCGGAAAACTTATTACATCCAACGGTGATTTACGGGTATTTTCCCTGTCAAGCGGAGGATAACTCGTTACTGATTTTTGATCCCGAAAATCACCAAAAACAAGTTGCCCGTTTTGACTTTCCTCGACAAAAAGCAGGGCGACGGTTGTGTATTGCGGACTTTTTTGCCCCCAAAGAAACCGGACAGATTGATGTCTTCCCGATGCAAGCGGTAACAGTGGGAGAAATTGCCACCGAATACGCCCAAAAACTATTTGCAGCCAACGACTATACCAATTATTTGTATTTTCATGGAATGGCTGTGCAAACCGCAGAAGCGGTAGCGGAATGGACTCACGCAAAAATTCGTCGAGAATTAGGGTTTGGCAATGAAGAACCCGATAATGTTCGAGATGTTTTAGCCCAACGTCATCGGGGTTCTCGCTATAGTTTTGGATATCCGGCTTGTCCGAATATTCAAGACCAATATAAACAGGTGGAACTGTTACAAACTGACCGGATTAATATGTTTATGGATGAAAGTGAACAACTCTATCCAGAACAGTCTACAACGGCGTTTATTACCTATCATCCTGTTTCTAAATACTTCAATCTTTAA
- a CDS encoding DUF6887 family protein, with the protein MTSNFEKMTNAELRAYALKHRGKEDIEALRVLFRRRTPYRKELTFYPAKNPAEKREQFERFKQIIEEKQSQTIKDTTPPLDE; encoded by the coding sequence ATGACATCAAATTTTGAGAAAATGACCAATGCTGAACTTAGAGCTTATGCTTTGAAACATCGGGGTAAAGAAGATATTGAAGCTTTGCGGGTGTTATTCCGTCGTCGGACACCCTATAGAAAAGAGCTTACATTCTATCCGGCTAAAAATCCGGCAGAGAAACGGGAACAATTTGAAAGATTTAAACAAATTATTGAAGAAAAACAAAGTCAAACAATTAAAGATACAACGCCCCCTTTAGACGAGTAA
- a CDS encoding DUF6888 family protein — protein MRNYNIDGIIEELTIKPTHKQAQTCLIVCQYLSNCYQDIHLFRFDDQTGEVYILAGEEIEIIVLSNGIWEFL, from the coding sequence CTGAGAAACTATAATATTGATGGCATAATTGAGGAATTAACGATTAAACCAACCCATAAACAAGCTCAAACTTGCTTAATCGTATGTCAATATTTGTCTAACTGCTACCAAGATATTCATTTATTCCGTTTTGATGACCAAACTGGAGAAGTTTATATTCTCGCAGGTGAGGAGATAGAAATTATTGTGCTGAGTAATGGAATTTGGGAGTTTTTATGA